One stretch of Acanthochromis polyacanthus isolate Apoly-LR-REF ecotype Palm Island chromosome 16, KAUST_Apoly_ChrSc, whole genome shotgun sequence DNA includes these proteins:
- the gzf1 gene encoding GDNF-inducible zinc finger protein 1 has product MGVKVVQLTSNTHHENILASLHQLRLQGHLSDVTVQVDYQGDVQEFQAHQVMLAASSGYFKKILLSQDAARDKLLLSNMHSRDFSKFLEFVYTGKVKVARDRISDVQAVAKLLDCEDLSEVCVEAMSAGILQRPAKKRSVSKVVATDDLHEAKAKNQTKRKKQPKRLLLKRQLPPQSCEKEVASKRLKAKDTVTNEKRLGRQLKLRIAGNKVLQRRWYNKKQTSSNEDANEESKEDEDRTEAEAQSEDKEDRGDEPLERKPVSDVDDFECEDDEQCRDPEETSLEGEEEEEEEEDEDGQSNAAVKRTSKAQFQCNKCQRTFHYERSYLKHISTYHGVKADVVFRCETCQQTFANRSNLKIHEKHVHSNERLFACESCTKTFKRKKDVVRHQRQVHERNLRHVCSECGKALSSKTALLLHERTHTGTKPFECTDCGAKFTQNSALKMHRRTHTGEKPFACDECDSRFTQKHMLAYHKRSHTGEKPFMCEACGKSFASKEYLRHHSNIHTGSKPYKCEQCGRGFAQRNSLNQHLKIHTGERPYSCKDCDKQFTQLNALQRHQRIHTGEKPYMCGLCKRTFTDKSTLRRHTMVHDSDAPWKTYLVVLEGNVEEKKPKSPTNRKTEKAGTGEKQSAARKSSAASGAAGKTQTDSIVVPAEPVTLPSDWTSHGAIALVSHGALGGITVIHTEVPPGTQIQPIVATDGTGASIISLDGPTIPVPFSLPVSMAHGLPLTDAASTSLSVSSLSVPVSDSLLASVSEIPTVSTSSVLEAAASQTILAPVSDAKAISETETLHPNIQTVIVTDGPEQPAADQSNGQQKLADSNP; this is encoded by the exons ATGGGGGTCAAAGTGGTCCAGCTCACCTCAAATACCCATCATGAAAACATTTTGGCTTCTCTGCACCAGCTGAGGCTCCAGGGACATCTGAGCGACGTTACAGTGCAGGTCGACTACCAGGGAGATGTGCAGGAGTTTCAAGCCCACCAGGTGATGCTGGCTGCATCCAGCGGCTACTTCAAGAAGATTCTCCTGTCTCAGGACGCGGCCCGAGATAAACTCTTACTCTCCAACATGCACTCCAGGGATTTCTCAAAGTTTCTGGAATTCGTTTACACGGGTAAAGTCAAAGTTGCCAGAGATAGGATTAGTGACGTTCAAGCTGTGGCGAAACTTCTGGACTGTGAGGATCTGTCGGAGGTTTGTGTGGAGGCCATGAGCGCTGGGATCCTGCAGCGCCCTGCAAAGAAAAGATCTGTGTCAAAAGTTGTAGCTACAGACGACTTACATGAAGCCAAAGCAAAGAACCAGACCAAACGGAAGAAGCAGCCTAAACGCTTACTTCTTAAGCGGCAGCTCCCGCCACAGAGCTGTGAGAAAGAAGTGGCTTCAAAAAGATTAAAGGCAAAGGACACtgtgacaaatgaaaaaagactAGGAAGACAGCTAAAACTGAGGATTGCTGGTAATAAAGTGCTCCAGAGGCGTTGGTATAATAAAAAACAGACTTCTAGCAATGAAGATGCCAACGAAGAGTCAAAGGAGGATGAGGATAGGACTGAGGCCGAGGCTCAGTCAGAGGATAAGGAGGACAGAGGGGATGAGCCGTTAGAGAGAAAACCTGTCTCAGATGTGGATGATTTTGAATGTGAGGATGATGAGCAGTGTAGGGATCCTGAAGAAACTTCactggagggagaggaggaggaggaagaagaagaagatgaagacgGACAGTCCAATGCGGCAGTAAAAAGAACATCCAAGGCCCAGTTCCAGTGCAACAAGTGCCAACGGACTTTCCACTATGAGAGAAGCTACTTGAAGCACATCAG CACGTATCATGGAGTGAAAGCAGATGTCGTCTTTCGCTGTGAGACGTGCCAGCAGACCTTCGCTAACCGCAGCAACCTGAAGATCCATGAGAAGCACGTCCACAGTAATGAGAGGCTCTTTGCATGCGAGTCCTGCACAAAGACCTTCAAACGCAAGAAGGATGTCGTCCGTCACCAGAGACAG GTACATGAGCGAAATCTGCGACATGTTTGTTCCGAATGTGGAAAAGCCCTCAGCTCCAAAACTGCCTTGTTGTTGCACGAGAGGACGCACACCGGCACGAAACCCTTCGAATGCACCGACTGTGGGGCGAAATTTACCCAGAACTCTGCACTCAAGATGCATCGCAG GACTCACACAGGAGAGAAGCCGTTTGCATGCGATGAGTGTGATTCCCGCTTTACTCAGAAGCACATGTTGGCCTATCATAAGAGATCACACACAG GAGAGAAGCCCTTCATGTGTGAGGCCTGTGGGAAAAGCTTTGCCTCTAAAGAGTACCTGAGACACCATTCGAACATCCACACTGGGTCTAAACCTTATAAGTGTGAACAGTGTGGAAGAGGCTTCGCTCAGAGGAACTCCCTCAAccagcatttaaaaatacacacag GAGAACGTCCGTACAGCTGTAAAGACTGTGACAAACAGTTCACTCAGCTCAACGCCCTTCAGAGGCATCAGCGTAttcacacaggagagaaacccTACATGTGTGGCCTCTGTAAACGCACCTTCACCGACAAGTCCACGCTTCGCAGGCACACCATG GTCCATGACTCAGATGCTCCCTGGAAGACCTACCTGGTGGTTCTGGAGGGAAACGTGGAGGAAAAGAAACCCAAATCTCCCACTAATCGAAAGACAGAAAAGGCAGGAACAGGGGAGAAACAGAGCGCCGCTAGAAAAAGCTCTGCTGCCTCAGGAGCTGCCGGTAAAACCCAAACAGACTCCATCGTGGTTCCGGCCGAACCCGTCACCCTGCCTTCTGATTGGACCAGCCACGGAGCCATCGCTCTGGTGAGCCACGGCGCTCTGGGCGGCATCACCGTCATCCACACCGAGGTTCCACCGGGGACGCAGATCCAGCCCATCGTGGCCACCGACGGCACCGGGGCCAGCATCATCTCCCTGGACGGTCCAACCATCCCCGTCCCGTTTTCTTTACCCGTGTCCATGGCTCACGGCCTCCCGCTGACCGACGCTGCCTCCACCTCTTTATCCGTTTCCTCCCTTTCAGTTCCAGTTTCTGACAGCTTGTTGGCATCAGTGTCGGAGATCCCAACTGTTTCCACGTCGTCTGTGCTGGAAGCTGCAGCCTCACAGACCATTCTGGCTCCAGTGTCAGACGCTAAAGCCATTTCTGAGACGGAAACTTTGCATCCAAACATTCAGACTGTGATTGTCACTGATGGACCAGAGCAACCAGCAGCAGACCAAAGCAACGGACAGCAAAAGTTAGCAGATAGTAACCCCTAA